The nucleotide sequence GTCTGCACCAGGGCTTGAGAGTTCGTCTGCTAGAGCCGGGCCTGTGGATGGGACTGGGGATCCAGAGGCCTCTGACCGGCTGGTTAACCGTCGATGGCGGTGGGCTCCATGAGCCCACCGCCATCGATCTCGTGCTGCGTTACTTCGCGGCGACGACCTGCAGGCTGATCGTGGCGACGATGTCGTCACGGAGCCGGATCGTGGCCTCGTGGTTCCCCGTGGCCTTGATGGCGTTGGGGATCTCGATCTTGCGCTTGTCGACCTGGCCGATGCCGGACTCCTCGACCGCCTTGGCGATGTCGGACGTCTTGACGGAGCCGAAGAGGCGCCCGCCCTGACCGGCCTTGACGGTGAGCTTGACGATCTTGGCCTCGAGGCGGCTCTTGAGGTCCTGCGCCTCCTCGATGGTCGCGTGCTCGCGAGCGGCACGCGCTGCCTTGATCTGCTCGATCTGCTTCTCGCCGCCGCGGCTCCAGATGACCGCGAAGCCCTGGGGCACGAGGTAGTTGCGGGAGAACCCGTTCTTGACCTCGACGACGTCTCCGGGGGAACCGAGGCCGGAGACCTCGGTCGTGAGGATCACTTTCGACATTCCATTACCCCTTAACGGCCAGAGCCGGCGTAGGGGAGAAGTGCCATCTCGCGCGCGTTCTTGACTGCGCGCGCGATGAGGCGCTGCTCCTGCACCGAGACACCGGTGATGCGACGAGCGCGGATCTTTCCCCGCTCGGAGATGAACTTGCGGAGGGTGGCGACATCCTTGTAGTCGATGACGCCGACGCGGATGGACTTCGCCGGGGCGGCGTTCTTGCCGCCCTTGGCTCCGCGGAGAGGCTTGCGGCGGTCGCCGCTGCTCTTTCCAGCCATGATTCTTCCTGTCTTTCGTACGTAGTGCGACGAGCCCTAGAAGGGCGTCTCGTCGTTGAAGTTGCCGGGGTTGGACCAGCCGCCGTCGCCGCCGCCGGAGTTGCCGCCCGAGCTCGCGGGTGTGCCCCACGGCTCCTCGGCCACCTGCTGCTGCTGGGGCTGTCCGCCGCCGAACTGGCCACGGCCACCGCCGCCGGAGTTGCCCCCGCCGCCGTTGCCGCCGCCGCCGGCCGCGCGCGTGACCTGAGCGGTCGCGTAGCGGAGCGAGGGGCCGATCTCGTCGACCTCGAGCTCGATGGAGGTGCGCTTCTCGCCCTCCTTCGTCTCGTACGACCGCTGCTTGAGGCGGCCGGTCGCGACGACACGCGAGCCCTTGGTGAGCGAGGACGCCACGTGCTCGGCGAACTCGCGCCACACGCTCGCACGGAGGAAGAGGGCGTCGCCGTCCTTCCAGTCGTTGCTCGCGCGGTCGAAGGACCTCGGCGTGGAGGCGATGGTGAAGTTGGCTACCGCCAGCCCGTTCTGCGTGTAACGCAGCTCCGGATCACTGGTGAGGTTGCCCACGACCGTGATGATGGTTTCGCCGGCCATCGACTACTCCCCGGTCTTCTCGCTGGAAGCAGCCTGCGCTGCCGGCTTGCCGGGCGTCGCCGGAGCGGCGTCCGTGGCGGGCGCCTGGGGCGCGGCGTCTGCGGCCTTGGACGTGGCGGCTGCCTTGCGGGCGGCCTTCTCGTCGGCGAGCTTGCGAGCGGACGCGACCATGGCCATGGCCTCCTCGGCACGCAGCACCTTGGTGCGCATGACGGCCTCGGACAGACCCAGCTGGCGGTCGAGCTCCTGCGTGGCCTCGCTCGTGGCGGTGAGCTGGACGACGGCGTAGATGCCCTCGTTCTTCTTGTTGATCTCGTACGCCAGTCGACGACGGCCCCAGACGTCGACGTTGTCGACGGTGCCACCGCTGGTGCGGATGACGTTGAGGAACTTGTCGAGACTGGGAGCGACGGTGCGCTCATCGATCTCGGGATCCAGGATCACCATGAGTTCGTACTGATGCGTCACTAACCCACCTCCTTCGGACTTGAACGGTCGCAGACGATCTGCGACAGGAGGGTATGTGCATCTGTCCGCGCGGGGCAGGGGAATCCCGTTGCCGGGCGGACAACCTCGCAAGACTACCGGATGGGGAGGAGTCGCACCAGGCCGCGGGTCGGGGCCGAGCGGATCAGCCCTGCTCGGCCGCCCACCACGCGACGAGGCGGCGCTCGGCCTCCTCCGCGGGGAGGGGGCCCTCGTCGAGGCGCAGCTCGAGCAGGAAGCGGTAGGCCCGGCCGACGACCGGTCCGGGCGGCACGTCGAGGATCCGCATGATGGCCTCGCCGTCGAGGTCGGGGCGCACCGCCGCCATCTCCTCCTGCTCGGCGAGCTCGGCGATGCGGGTCTCGAGGTCGTCGTAGGCGAATCCGAGGCGGTCGGCCTTGCGGCGGTTCTGCGTCGTGACGTCGGCGCGGGTCAGCATGTGCAGCCGCTCGAGCTCGGGACCCGCGTCGCGCACGTAGCGACGGACGGCCGAGTCGGTCCAGCCGCCCTCGGTGTAGCCGAAGAAGCGGAGGTGCAGCTCGATGAGGCGCGCGACCGACGCGATCGTGTCGTTGTCGAAGCGGAGCGCGCGGAGCCGGCGCTTGGCCATCTTGGATCCGACGACGTCGTGGTGGTGGAAGGTGACGACCCCGCCCGGCTCTAGCCGGCGCGTGGACGGCTTGCCGATGTCGTGGAGGAGCGCGGCGAGGCGGAGGACGAGATCCGGCGCGTCGCCCGGGTGGCGGGAGCGCTCGTGGTCGATGGCCTGGTCGAGCACCTGGAGGGAGTGCTGGTAGACGTCCTTGTGACGGTGGTGCTCGTCCGCCTCCAGCTTCATCGCCGGCAGCTCGGGGAGCACGTGGTCGGCCAGGCCGCCCTCGACGAGCAGGTCGAGGCCGGCGCGCGGCTCGGGGGTGCGCAGCAGCTTGGAGAGCTCGTCGCTCACGCGCTCGACGGAGATGTCGAGGATCCGCGGGGCCATGTCGCGGATGGCGGCGAGCGCGGCGTCGTCGAGCCGGAAGCCGAGCTGCGAGGCGAAGCGGACGGCGCGCATCATGCGGAGCGGGTCGTCGCCGAACGAGACCTCGGGGGCGACGGGCGTGCGGAGCACCTGGGCGAGGAGGTCGTCGATGCCACCGGACGGATCCACCAGCACCACCTGCGGCAGGCGCACGGCGAGCGCGTTCACCGTGAAGTCGCGGCGCACGAGGTCCTCCTCGAGCGACGAGCCGAACTCGACCTCGGGCTTCCGGGAGACGCCGTCGTACTGGTCGGTGCGGTAGGTCGTGATCTCGACCTGCTCCCCCTTGATGCGCGCGCCGATGGTCCCGAAGGCGCGGCCGATGTCCCAGTGGGCGTCGGCGACGGGCTTCACGATCTCGAGGATGCGATCCGGGCGCGCGTCCGTGGTGAGGTCGAGGTCGGTCGCGTCGCGGCCGAGGAACGCGTCGCGCACGGGGCCGCCGACGAGGGCGAGCTCGTGACCCGCCTCGTGGAAGGCGCGCGCGAGCACGGCGACCGGGGGCGATGCGGCCAGCTCGCGGAGACGCTCGAGGGCCTGTGCGACGCTGTGCATGGTCGGACAGTCTACGGCGGGACGACGCCGGGCTTCCGGCGTCCACGGCGAGCGCACACGGGCCGCGCGGGGCCAGCCATTTAGAATCGCCAGATGCACGCCGCGCCTCGACACGACGCCGGCCACA is from Clavibacter sp. A6099 and encodes:
- a CDS encoding single-stranded DNA-binding protein: MAGETIITVVGNLTSDPELRYTQNGLAVANFTIASTPRSFDRASNDWKDGDALFLRASVWREFAEHVASSLTKGSRVVATGRLKQRSYETKEGEKRTSIELEVDEIGPSLRYATAQVTRAAGGGGNGGGGNSGGGGRGQFGGGQPQQQQVAEEPWGTPASSGGNSGGGDGGWSNPGNFNDETPF
- a CDS encoding CCA tRNA nucleotidyltransferase, producing MHSVAQALERLRELAASPPVAVLARAFHEAGHELALVGGPVRDAFLGRDATDLDLTTDARPDRILEIVKPVADAHWDIGRAFGTIGARIKGEQVEITTYRTDQYDGVSRKPEVEFGSSLEEDLVRRDFTVNALAVRLPQVVLVDPSGGIDDLLAQVLRTPVAPEVSFGDDPLRMMRAVRFASQLGFRLDDAALAAIRDMAPRILDISVERVSDELSKLLRTPEPRAGLDLLVEGGLADHVLPELPAMKLEADEHHRHKDVYQHSLQVLDQAIDHERSRHPGDAPDLVLRLAALLHDIGKPSTRRLEPGGVVTFHHHDVVGSKMAKRRLRALRFDNDTIASVARLIELHLRFFGYTEGGWTDSAVRRYVRDAGPELERLHMLTRADVTTQNRRKADRLGFAYDDLETRIAELAEQEEMAAVRPDLDGEAIMRILDVPPGPVVGRAYRFLLELRLDEGPLPAEEAERRLVAWWAAEQG
- the rpsR gene encoding 30S ribosomal protein S18, producing MAGKSSGDRRKPLRGAKGGKNAAPAKSIRVGVIDYKDVATLRKFISERGKIRARRITGVSVQEQRLIARAVKNAREMALLPYAGSGR
- the rplI gene encoding 50S ribosomal protein L9 encodes the protein MSKVILTTEVSGLGSPGDVVEVKNGFSRNYLVPQGFAVIWSRGGEKQIEQIKAARAAREHATIEEAQDLKSRLEAKIVKLTVKAGQGGRLFGSVKTSDIAKAVEESGIGQVDKRKIEIPNAIKATGNHEATIRLRDDIVATISLQVVAAK